A part of Deltaproteobacteria bacterium genomic DNA contains:
- a CDS encoding molybdopterin-dependent oxidoreductase: MITRRDLLKRGVVTTAAALSWPAMSAAETGAAWLGGVTPASGRDSVITTCNMCTLGCSVVATRAGERIVHLRGNPDSPVNRGRLCAKGHAGLYKAVHPERLGYPLIRAGARGEGRWRRVSWEQALRTVATALQGIRADFGPQSIALWQNLNMDRPDVFKRFVYALGSPNFIGHISTCDASRLIGGAMTYGVARASYDYANAECIVAAGINPLGAKDLVLAAREIMEAKAKGAVLITVDPRLSETAARSDLWLPIRPGSDGVLLAGWANWLIEHDRFDHDFVRRHTFGFEMIRRYLKQFTVDQVCETTGIDRQRFLRAVRHTADHRSVVACGRGVITHADATDAARMAEILNALLGAFDREGGVQLFPFPPIALNAVLPEVKDPGGRRIDGANADRIPLPIGRNPEFPAAFFGVSHEVPRRIRTELPYPLKAVIFNAVNPVYSLPQGEELVAAFERLKLIVSLDAFMSETTGYADVVLPASTYLEGLDLWFPPTVKLSLRQPVIRPQMESLPSQEIIIALAHTMGMTAEFPFRSYEDFLLAQLQGSGIDYRELREKGFIACSDEELRPGRRRQDGFSTPSGKIELVSGVLTAAGFAPEPVLAQWKKSDADQAFPYHLVTYKLPFHTQSATAENPYLAGIQRDNPVLINPDTAAALGVTTGGRVVIESARGAITARVRVSPGIRPDTLALSHHFGHRAYSRAAAGRGVNGNVVIADGTDPIGGNLAFNDTRVRVRPA, translated from the coding sequence ATGATAACGCGACGTGATCTCTTAAAACGCGGCGTCGTTACCACGGCCGCGGCCCTGTCCTGGCCGGCCATGTCGGCGGCCGAGACCGGTGCGGCCTGGCTCGGCGGCGTCACTCCCGCCTCCGGACGAGATTCGGTCATCACCACCTGCAACATGTGCACGCTCGGGTGCTCGGTCGTGGCCACGCGCGCCGGCGAGCGCATCGTGCACTTGCGGGGCAATCCCGACAGCCCGGTCAATCGCGGCCGGCTGTGCGCTAAGGGGCACGCCGGGCTCTACAAAGCCGTCCACCCCGAGCGTCTCGGGTATCCCTTGATCCGAGCCGGCGCGCGCGGTGAGGGGCGCTGGCGGCGTGTGTCCTGGGAGCAAGCGCTGCGCACGGTCGCAACGGCGCTGCAAGGGATTCGCGCTGACTTCGGTCCGCAGAGCATCGCGCTCTGGCAGAACCTCAACATGGACCGCCCGGACGTCTTCAAGCGCTTCGTCTACGCGCTCGGCTCGCCGAACTTCATCGGCCATATCTCGACCTGTGACGCCAGCCGCCTCATCGGCGGCGCCATGACCTACGGCGTGGCGCGCGCGAGTTACGACTACGCCAACGCCGAATGCATCGTCGCCGCCGGCATCAACCCGCTCGGCGCGAAAGATCTGGTGCTGGCCGCGCGCGAAATCATGGAAGCGAAGGCGAAGGGCGCCGTGCTCATCACTGTCGACCCGCGTCTCTCGGAGACCGCGGCGCGCTCGGATCTCTGGCTGCCGATCCGGCCGGGGAGCGACGGCGTGCTCCTGGCCGGTTGGGCGAACTGGCTGATCGAGCACGACCGCTTCGATCACGACTTCGTCCGCCGGCACACCTTCGGCTTCGAGATGATCCGCCGCTATCTCAAGCAGTTCACGGTCGATCAGGTGTGCGAAACCACCGGCATTGATCGCCAACGCTTCCTGCGCGCGGTGCGGCACACGGCAGATCACCGCAGCGTCGTCGCCTGCGGACGCGGCGTGATCACCCACGCAGACGCCACCGATGCCGCGCGCATGGCGGAAATCCTCAACGCCTTGCTCGGCGCCTTCGACCGCGAAGGCGGCGTGCAGCTCTTCCCCTTCCCGCCGATTGCGCTGAACGCGGTGCTGCCGGAAGTCAAAGACCCCGGCGGCAGGCGGATCGATGGTGCGAACGCGGACCGTATCCCGCTGCCGATCGGGCGCAATCCGGAGTTTCCCGCGGCCTTCTTCGGCGTGTCACACGAAGTGCCGCGCCGCATTCGAACCGAACTGCCTTACCCGCTGAAAGCCGTGATCTTCAACGCCGTCAACCCGGTGTACTCGCTGCCGCAAGGCGAGGAGTTGGTCGCCGCCTTCGAGCGGCTGAAGCTGATCGTCTCGCTCGACGCCTTCATGTCGGAGACCACGGGCTACGCCGACGTGGTGCTGCCGGCCTCGACGTATCTCGAAGGGCTCGACCTCTGGTTTCCGCCAACCGTGAAGCTGAGCCTGCGCCAGCCGGTGATCCGCCCGCAGATGGAGTCGCTTCCGAGTCAGGAGATCATCATCGCGCTCGCCCACACGATGGGCATGACCGCCGAGTTCCCCTTCCGGAGCTACGAGGACTTCTTACTGGCGCAGCTGCAAGGAAGCGGCATCGACTACCGCGAGCTGCGCGAGAAGGGCTTCATCGCGTGTTCTGACGAAGAACTGCGGCCCGGGCGGCGCCGGCAAGATGGTTTCAGCACTCCGTCGGGCAAGATCGAGCTGGTCTCGGGGGTCCTTACCGCCGCGGGATTCGCACCCGAACCGGTTTTGGCCCAGTGGAAGAAGAGCGACGCTGACCAGGCCTTTCCGTACCACCTCGTCACCTACAAGCTGCCTTTTCACACGCAGTCGGCGACTGCGGAGAACCCGTACCTGGCCGGCATTCAGCGCGACAATCCCGTCCTCATCAATCCCGACACTGCGGCAGCGCTCGGTGTGACGACCGGAGGCAGGGTTGTGATCGAGTCGGCACGCGGCGCGATCACGGCGCGGGTGCGGGTGTCGCCGGGCATCCGCCCGGATACGCTGGCGCTCAGCCATCACTTCGGGCACCGCGCCTACTCGCGTGCTGCCGCCGGGCGCGGGGTGAACGGCAACGTCGTGATCGCCGACGGCACCGACCCGATCGGCGGCAACCTCGCTTTCAACGACACCCGCGTGCGGGTGCGGCCAGCATGA
- a CDS encoding M20/M25/M40 family metallo-hydrolase: MRPHRLAALGSLPVVVLAGIVAYRTASLPDPVAAPAPVRIAVDADALSRGLAEAVRFRTVSVPVDGRDAEAEWQGFHAWLAGRFPRVHTQLAREIVGGRSLLFTWRGADPALAPVALLAHQDVVPAEEGPSSGWAHPPFAGAIVDGVLWGRGTIDDKAGVVGILEACEQLLGQGFAPRRTVLRAFGHDEEASGHAGAGAIAETLASRGVTLDFVLDEGGYVTEGAVPGVARPVAVVGMAEKGAAYVELSARNPGPAHSSSPARDNPVARLARALVQIDEHPWPTRLVPAARGFFDAIATETSGLSRVALANLWLFEPVVRWRLTGTAATNAMIRTTAVGTRLQGGVKDSAIPDVARAVVSIRILPGESVAAALERLLTVVNDSRIDIKVLRAREPSPTSPANSAAFALVRHTIREVFPDAVVAPVLATGGTDARFYTGLTPNVFRFAPVRGTVEQLGRAHGVDEHIAVTVYADAVRFYLQLIQNAAAGRAAE, translated from the coding sequence ATGCGCCCCCACCGACTCGCTGCCCTCGGTTCCCTGCCCGTCGTCGTGCTCGCGGGCATCGTCGCCTACCGGACGGCGAGCCTGCCGGACCCGGTCGCTGCGCCCGCGCCGGTGCGGATCGCCGTCGATGCCGACGCACTCAGCCGCGGGTTGGCCGAAGCGGTCCGCTTTCGCACCGTCTCGGTGCCCGTTGACGGCCGCGACGCCGAGGCCGAATGGCAGGGCTTCCATGCCTGGCTCGCGGGTCGCTTTCCACGAGTCCACACGCAACTGGCCCGGGAGATCGTGGGCGGCCGGAGCTTGCTGTTCACTTGGCGTGGGGCGGACCCGGCGCTGGCGCCGGTGGCGCTGTTGGCGCACCAGGACGTCGTGCCGGCCGAGGAAGGGCCGAGTTCCGGGTGGGCGCACCCGCCGTTCGCCGGCGCCATCGTTGACGGCGTTCTTTGGGGTCGTGGCACGATCGACGACAAGGCCGGGGTGGTCGGCATCCTCGAAGCGTGCGAGCAGCTGCTCGGCCAGGGGTTTGCGCCGCGGCGTACGGTGCTGCGGGCATTCGGTCACGACGAAGAGGCGAGCGGTCACGCCGGCGCCGGAGCCATCGCCGAGACCCTCGCCTCACGCGGTGTGACGCTCGACTTCGTCCTCGATGAAGGCGGCTATGTTACCGAGGGAGCCGTACCCGGAGTCGCGCGGCCGGTGGCGGTCGTGGGTATGGCCGAGAAGGGCGCCGCTTACGTGGAGCTATCGGCCCGCAACCCTGGCCCAGCGCACTCCTCATCGCCCGCCCGCGACAACCCGGTCGCCCGGCTCGCCCGCGCGCTGGTGCAGATCGACGAACACCCATGGCCAACGCGGCTGGTTCCGGCGGCGCGCGGCTTCTTCGATGCCATTGCCACGGAGACCAGCGGCCTGTCGCGGGTGGCTCTGGCAAACCTGTGGTTGTTCGAGCCCGTAGTGCGCTGGCGCTTGACCGGCACCGCCGCGACGAACGCGATGATCCGAACCACCGCCGTCGGCACGCGCCTGCAAGGCGGCGTCAAGGACAGCGCCATCCCCGACGTGGCCCGCGCCGTCGTCAGCATCCGTATCCTTCCCGGCGAAAGCGTGGCGGCCGCTTTGGAGCGGCTGCTCACCGTCGTCAACGACAGCCGCATCGACATCAAGGTGCTGCGCGCGCGCGAGCCCTCGCCGACCTCTCCCGCGAATTCCGCAGCCTTCGCGCTGGTGCGGCACACCATCCGCGAAGTCTTTCCCGATGCCGTTGTCGCGCCAGTCCTGGCAACCGGCGGTACCGATGCGCGCTTCTACACCGGCCTCACGCCCAACGTCTTCCGTTTCGCGCCGGTTCGTGGAACGGTCGAACAATTGGGCCGCGCGCATGGCGTGGACGAGCACATTGCGGTTACCGTCTACGCCGACGCCGTCCGCTTCTATTTGCAGCTCATCCAGAACGCCGCCGCAGGGCGTGCGGCCGAGTGA
- a CDS encoding MarR family transcriptional regulator, producing MRRATDIRDAYVLMRDVARVARLFQQENVYCGGVTFLQFTILDHVNEGSNGLELAELHDLLAVEKSTTTRLIEPLIEKGFLLKVPSARDARAIRLGLTAAGKKAHKEYWECMAGNLGRAIAQIPAAQYEQVKEALRLFVRAVGRLSGDRACC from the coding sequence ATGAGGCGAGCAACGGACATTCGCGATGCCTACGTTCTGATGCGTGACGTCGCGCGGGTTGCCAGGCTCTTCCAGCAGGAGAACGTCTACTGCGGCGGCGTTACCTTCCTCCAGTTCACCATCCTGGATCACGTCAACGAAGGCAGCAACGGCCTCGAACTGGCTGAGCTTCACGACTTGCTGGCAGTCGAGAAGAGTACGACCACGAGGTTGATAGAGCCACTGATAGAGAAGGGCTTTCTCCTCAAGGTGCCCTCGGCCAGGGATGCGCGGGCGATCCGCCTCGGGCTGACCGCCGCCGGCAAGAAGGCGCACAAGGAGTATTGGGAGTGTATGGCCGGCAACCTCGGCCGCGCGATCGCCCAAATTCCCGCGGCGCAGTATGAGCAGGTCAAGGAAGCCCTGCGCCTGTTCGTGCGGGCGGTCGGCCGGCTGAGCGGAGACCGGGCCTGCTGCTGA